From a single Lolium rigidum isolate FL_2022 chromosome 7, APGP_CSIRO_Lrig_0.1, whole genome shotgun sequence genomic region:
- the LOC124679078 gene encoding transcription factor EMB1444-like isoform X3 produces MIKDTQRRDLYDDLADSDNQIISHIWSNNDQYQSYPLCPVLCPIEAALLSMFCHSYSLGEEIIGKVAVTGQHCWISANDFRSTLVYKYHEDWQFQFAAGIKTVLLVPVIPHGVLHLGSLHMVLESSALVTLVKDLFYKINDPSILHNPSATGFVSLKKPTASLLADPPDTLAHDLFDLINSSAQLLRVDHLNLSHPFTTSEFPMLDDVIAGAYVTGITACPDETSDANESDLWTSAHEGPSELTHCKTLFEQDMTNPNSKLSCRPVTNMEDSDYNNIDGFTLAYMAQEYQENTHGTTIVLNDDFVTSNSLVHSKRHKDVEAMPREDLENFVWHSRSKHQESTSHSLLQANESRTCFYSHLENNEYAEFLLDAITCQVDSIPNSVSSQSTGSLTSSQTQIQREDHAVRLEELSVPNHPGGQDFSPISVNDGFMSYKVTVSSPAEINKTMTEECMGHTIQDVRGDSVKIKHGCRKTELQKARPRDRQLIQDRMKELRELIPNATKCSIDALLDSTITHMVFLQSVSEKAERLQDKIGNRELQANKDLENCPLRVQELEQSGHLLIEMVCKGYDVFLEIAHLFKNLEVSILKGELEYRSDELWACFVIEASECSNKMQILCPLMHLLQRR; encoded by the exons ATGATCAAGGATACCCAAAGAAGAGATCTTTATGATGATCTAGCTGATAGTGATAATCAGATAATATCACATATTTGGTCCAACAATGACCAGTATCAAAGCTATCCACTGTGCCCAGTGTTGTGCCCCATCGAGGCAGCATTGCTGAGCATGTTTTGTCATTCTTATTCTCTTGGAGAAGA AATTATTGGTAAAGTAGCGGTTACGGGACAACATTGCTGGATATCTGCAAATGATTTTCGTTCAACATTAGTCTATAAG TATCACGAGGACTGGCAATTTCAGTTTGCAGCAGGAATCAAA ACAGTTTTGCTTGTACCGGTGATTCCTCATGGGGTTCTTCACCTGGGCTCTTTACATATG GTTCTGGAAAGTTCAGCGTTGGTGACACTCGTGAAGGACTTGTTTTATAAGATCAACGACCCCTCGATTCTTCATAATCCTTCAGCCACAGGGTTTGTCTCCTTGAAGAAACCTACTGCAAGTCTATTGGCGGATCCCCCAGACACACTTGCCCATGACTTATTTGATTTGATCAACAGTTCTGCTCAGCTTTTGAGGGTTGATCATCTCAATCTATCACACCCCTTCACTACGTCAGAGTTTCCAATGTTAGATGATGTCATTGCAGGGGCGTATGTTACTGGTATAACAGCTTGCCCAGATGAAACTTCTGATGCCAATGAGAGTGATCTGTGGACCAGTGCACATGAAGGACCATCTGAACTTACTCACTGTAAGACATTGTTCGAGCAAGACATGACCAATCCCAATAGCAAACTGAGTTGCAGACCGGTAACTAACATGGAAGATTCAGATTATAATAATATTGATGGTTTTACTCTTGCATATATGGCACAAGAATATCAGGAGAACACACATGGTACCACTATTGTTTTAAATGATGATTTTGTAACTTCAAATTCTTTGGTTCATTCAAAGCGGCACAAAGATGTTGAGGCTATGCCCAGGGAAGATCTTGAGAACTTCGTGTGGCATAGTAGATCTAAACATCAAGAGTCTACAAGCCATTCTCTCCTTCAAGCGAATGAAAGTAGAACATGTTTTTACTCGCATCTTGAGAATAACGAGTATGCAGAGTTCTTACTAGACGCTATAACCTGTCAGGTTGATAGTATTCCAAACAGTGTATCTTCGCAGTCAACTGGTTCTTTGACTTCATCCCAAACACAAATTCAGAGAGAAGATCATGCAGTGAGGCTGGAGGAATTGTCAGTTCCAAACCACCCTGGTGGCCAGGATTTTTCACCTATCTCAGTCAATGATGGCTTCATGAGTTATAAAGTGACTGTTTCGTCCCCTGCGGAAATCAACAAGACAATGACTGAAGAATGTATGGGTCATACAATTCAAGACGTGCGAGGAGATTCAGTTAAAATAAAACATGGATGCAGAAAAACTGAGCTGCAGAAAGCAAGACCTAGAGACAGGCAGCTAATCCAAGACAGAATGAAGGAGCTGAGGGAGCTCATTCCAAATGCCACAAAG TGCAGCATTGATGCTCTCCTGGACAGTACAATAACCCACATGGTGTTCCTCCAAAGTGTATCCGAGAAAGCTGAGAGG CTTCAGGACAAAATAGGAAACAGGGAGCTTCAGGCCAATAAGGATCTGGAAAACTGCCCACTGAGAGTCCAAGAGCTCGAGCAATCTGGTCATCTTCTCATTGAG ATGGTGTGCAAGGGGTATGACGTCTTCCTTGAGATTGCCCATCTGTTCAAGAACCTTGAGGTGAGCATACTGAAAGGAGAGCTGGAGTACCGTTCGGATGAGCTCTGGGCTTGCTTCGTCATCGAG GCTTCAGAATGTTCAAACAAGATGCAGATTCTCTGTCCACTGATGCATCTGTTGCAGAGGAGATGA
- the LOC124679078 gene encoding transcription factor EMB1444-like isoform X2, giving the protein MRLNCGRMGLNKELLQGLCSDGLWKYAVFWSLESEKHGILTWGDGYVDKMIKDTQRRDLYDDLADSDNQIISHIWSNNDQYQSYPLCPVLCPIEAALLSMFCHSYSLGEEIIGKVAVTGQHCWISANDFRSTLVYKYHEDWQFQFAAGIKTVLLVPVIPHGVLHLGSLHMVLESSALVTLVKDLFYKINDPSILHNPSATGFVSLKKPTASLLADPPDTLAHDLFDLINSSAQLLRVDHLNLSHPFTTSEFPMLDDVIAGAYVTGITACPDETSDANESDLWTSAHEGPSELTHCKTLFEQDMTNPNSKLSCRPVTNMEDSDYNNIDGFTLAYMAQEYQENTHGTTIVLNDDFVTSNSLVHSKRHKDVEAMPREDLENFVWHSRSKHQESTSHSLLQANESRTCFYSHLENNEYAEFLLDAITCQVDSIPNSVSSQSTGSLTSSQTQIQREDHAVRLEELSVPNHPGGQDFSPISVNDGFMSYKVTVSSPAEINKTMTEECMGHTIQDVRGDSVKIKHGCRKTELQKARPRDRQLIQDRMKELRELIPNATKCSIDALLDSTITHMVFLQSVSEKAERDKIGNRELQANKDLENCPLRVQELEQSGHLLIEMVCKGYDVFLEIAHLFKNLEVSILKGELEYRSDELWACFVIEASECSNKMQILCPLMHLLQRR; this is encoded by the exons ATGAGATTGAACTGTGGCCGCATGGGGCTCAACAAAGAATTGTTGCAAGGTTTGTGTTCTGATGGTCTATGGAAATATGCAGTTTTTTGGTCACTCGAAAGCGAGAAGCATGG GATATTGACTTGGGGAGATGGTTATGTTGATAAGATGATCAAGGATACCCAAAGAAGAGATCTTTATGATGATCTAGCTGATAGTGATAATCAGATAATATCACATATTTGGTCCAACAATGACCAGTATCAAAGCTATCCACTGTGCCCAGTGTTGTGCCCCATCGAGGCAGCATTGCTGAGCATGTTTTGTCATTCTTATTCTCTTGGAGAAGA AATTATTGGTAAAGTAGCGGTTACGGGACAACATTGCTGGATATCTGCAAATGATTTTCGTTCAACATTAGTCTATAAG TATCACGAGGACTGGCAATTTCAGTTTGCAGCAGGAATCAAA ACAGTTTTGCTTGTACCGGTGATTCCTCATGGGGTTCTTCACCTGGGCTCTTTACATATG GTTCTGGAAAGTTCAGCGTTGGTGACACTCGTGAAGGACTTGTTTTATAAGATCAACGACCCCTCGATTCTTCATAATCCTTCAGCCACAGGGTTTGTCTCCTTGAAGAAACCTACTGCAAGTCTATTGGCGGATCCCCCAGACACACTTGCCCATGACTTATTTGATTTGATCAACAGTTCTGCTCAGCTTTTGAGGGTTGATCATCTCAATCTATCACACCCCTTCACTACGTCAGAGTTTCCAATGTTAGATGATGTCATTGCAGGGGCGTATGTTACTGGTATAACAGCTTGCCCAGATGAAACTTCTGATGCCAATGAGAGTGATCTGTGGACCAGTGCACATGAAGGACCATCTGAACTTACTCACTGTAAGACATTGTTCGAGCAAGACATGACCAATCCCAATAGCAAACTGAGTTGCAGACCGGTAACTAACATGGAAGATTCAGATTATAATAATATTGATGGTTTTACTCTTGCATATATGGCACAAGAATATCAGGAGAACACACATGGTACCACTATTGTTTTAAATGATGATTTTGTAACTTCAAATTCTTTGGTTCATTCAAAGCGGCACAAAGATGTTGAGGCTATGCCCAGGGAAGATCTTGAGAACTTCGTGTGGCATAGTAGATCTAAACATCAAGAGTCTACAAGCCATTCTCTCCTTCAAGCGAATGAAAGTAGAACATGTTTTTACTCGCATCTTGAGAATAACGAGTATGCAGAGTTCTTACTAGACGCTATAACCTGTCAGGTTGATAGTATTCCAAACAGTGTATCTTCGCAGTCAACTGGTTCTTTGACTTCATCCCAAACACAAATTCAGAGAGAAGATCATGCAGTGAGGCTGGAGGAATTGTCAGTTCCAAACCACCCTGGTGGCCAGGATTTTTCACCTATCTCAGTCAATGATGGCTTCATGAGTTATAAAGTGACTGTTTCGTCCCCTGCGGAAATCAACAAGACAATGACTGAAGAATGTATGGGTCATACAATTCAAGACGTGCGAGGAGATTCAGTTAAAATAAAACATGGATGCAGAAAAACTGAGCTGCAGAAAGCAAGACCTAGAGACAGGCAGCTAATCCAAGACAGAATGAAGGAGCTGAGGGAGCTCATTCCAAATGCCACAAAG TGCAGCATTGATGCTCTCCTGGACAGTACAATAACCCACATGGTGTTCCTCCAAAGTGTATCCGAGAAAGCTGAGAGG GACAAAATAGGAAACAGGGAGCTTCAGGCCAATAAGGATCTGGAAAACTGCCCACTGAGAGTCCAAGAGCTCGAGCAATCTGGTCATCTTCTCATTGAG ATGGTGTGCAAGGGGTATGACGTCTTCCTTGAGATTGCCCATCTGTTCAAGAACCTTGAGGTGAGCATACTGAAAGGAGAGCTGGAGTACCGTTCGGATGAGCTCTGGGCTTGCTTCGTCATCGAG GCTTCAGAATGTTCAAACAAGATGCAGATTCTCTGTCCACTGATGCATCTGTTGCAGAGGAGATGA
- the LOC124677762 gene encoding probable tetraacyldisaccharide 4'-kinase, mitochondrial: MVDFLARRFHNIGISPLILTRGYAGGDESKMLQRRLADTTTKLGIGANRAAVASSMLQKYGYVNPCEAFLGENLLSAPSRVVNAAIAKIGVAILDDGMQHRSLLRDVEIVMVNGLTPWGNGHFIPRGPMREPLSALTRADILVIHHANLASEAQLENIKCTVQDSGATCPVFFSKLAPSHIFEINKPLQRLPLRVLDGMVVLCVSAIGCPDAFINTVSEIGPIKIDRLDFSDHHFFRDHDLELIQEKARKLGDQHNKETVVLVTEKDYDRGPDVLGMVDAKVWVLSSSLQIMPLKEQGEEELMKKVKDIITRTRRAK; encoded by the exons ATGGTCGACTTCCTGGCCCGCCGGTTTCACAACATTGGCATCTCTCCGCTCATCCTAACAAGG GGTTATGCCGGAGGCGATGAATCCAAGATGCTCCAGAGGCGCCTTGCTGATACTACCACTAAGCTTGGGATTGGTGCAAATAGGGCTGCTGTGGCTTCCTCAATGCTGCAAAAGTATGGCTATGTGAATCCTTGTGAGGCCTTCCTCGGGGAGAATCTTTTGTCAGCACCCAGCCGGGTGGTAAACGCTGCAATTGCCAAAATCGGAGTGGCTATACTGGATGATGGAATGCAG CACCGGAGCTTGCTTCGAGATGTGGAGATTGTGATGGTCAATGGGCTGACACCTTGGGGAAACGGTCATTTCATTCCACGAGGACCCATGAGGGAACCCTTGAGCGCACTTACTCGTGCTGATATACTGGTTATTCATCATGCGAATCTG GCTTCTGAAGCACAACTGGAAAATATTAAATGTACAGTCCAAGATAGTGGCGCGACATGTCCAGTGTTCTTCAGCAAATTGGCCCCGTCACATATTTTTGAGATTAATAAACCACTACAGAGACTGCCTCTTAGGGTGCTGGATGGCATGGTTGTGCTATGTGTTTCCGCAATTGGTTGCCCAGATGCTTTCATAAATACAGTTAGTGAG ATTGGTCCAATCAAGATTGATAGGTTGGATTTCAGTGATCACCATTTCTTCCGTGATCAT GACCTAGAGTTAATCCAAGAAAAGGCGAGGAAGCTTGGGGATCAACATAACAAAGAGACTGTCGTCTTAGTTACAGAGAAG GATTACGACCGCGGTCCAGATGTCCTTGGGATGGTGGACGCAAAGGTTTGGGTCCTGTCTTCTTCTTTGCAAATTATGCCCCTCAAGGAACAAGGAGAAGAGGAATTGATGAAGAAAGTAAAGGACATTATTACAAGAACTAGGCGTGCAAAATAA
- the LOC124679079 gene encoding BTB/POZ and MATH domain-containing protein 3: protein MAVPRPSWSRSVTETVRGSHQYTLKGFSLAKGIGPGRHLSSDTFAVGGYDWAVYVYPDGKNHEDNASYVSVFVALASEGTDVRALFELTLLDQSGRARHKVHSHFDRSMQAGPYTLKYRGSMWGYKRFFRRTQLETSDFLKDDCLVMNCTVGVVKNHLETPKNIHIDVPPSDIGRCFKDLLKLRIGCDITFEVGDEQVQAHKWILATRSPVFKAQFFGPIGKADLDRVVVEDVEPIVFKAMVNFIYSDELPGIHELAGSFSMWTSTAVIQHLLAAADRYGLDRLRILCEAKLCDELTSETVATTLALAEQHHCAQLKSACLKFTAVRQNLGAVMVTEGFNYLEETCPSLLSDLLATVAVVDDDPASSVNRKRGVSINEDANPVETVEASDRRTRRRV from the exons ATGGCGGTGCCGCGGCCGTCCTGGTCGCGGTCGGTCACCGAGACCGTGCGGGGCTCGCACCAGTACACCCTCAAGGGCTTCTCCCTCGCCAAGGGCATCGGCCCCGGCCGGCACCTCTCCAGCGACACCTTCGCCGTCGGCGGCTACGACTGGGCCGTCTACGTCTACCCCGACGGGAAGAACCACGAGGACAACGCCAGCTACGTCTCCGTCTTCGTCGCCCTCGCCTCCGAGGGCACCGACGTCCGCGCCCTCTTCGAGCTCACCCTCCTCGACCAGTCCGGCCGCGCCCGCCACAAGGTTCACTCCCATTTTGACCGATCCATGCAGGCCGGACCATACACCCTCAAGTACAGAGGATCCATGTG GGGTTACAAGCGCTTCTTCAGAAGGACACAATTAGAAACATCAGATTTTCTCAAGGACGATTGCTTAGTCATGAACTGCACAGTAGGCGTCGTCAAGAACCATCTCGAAACACCAAAGAATATCCACATTGATGTTCCCCCATCTGACATCGGCCGTTGCTTCAAGGACCTCCTCAAACTCCGCATTGGCTGTGACATAACTTTCGAAGTAGGTGATGAGCAAGTACAGGCACATAAATGGATTCTTGCAACTCGCTCCCCTGTATTCAAAGCGCAATTCTTTGGACCTATTGGCAAAGCTGACTTGGACAGGGTTGTCGTGGAGGATGTTGAACCTATTGTCTTCAAG GCAATGGTGAATTTCATATACTCTGATGAACTCCCTGGTATTCATGAGCTAGCTGGATCTTTTTCAATGTGGACATCTACTGCAGTAATACAGCATTTGCTGGCAGCAGCTGACAGATATGGATTGGATCGGCTTCGAATCCTGTGTGAGGCAAAGCTATGTGATGAGCTCACTTCTGAAACAGTTGCCACAACATTAGCCCTAGCTGAACAGCATCATTGTGCTCAGCTCAAGTCTGCATGTCTAAAGTTCACTGCCGTTCGGCAAAACCTGGGAG CTGTGATGGTGACAGAAGGCTTTAATTACTTGGAGGAGACATGTCCGTCCTTGCTGTCTGATTTGTTAGCAACCGTTGCAGTAGTGGATGATGATCCTGCATCATCTGTTAACCGGAAAAGGGGAGTTAGTATCAACGAAGATGCAAATCCAGTTGAAACTGTTGAGGCTAGTGACAGGCGCACCCGCAGGAGGGTTTAG
- the LOC124679078 gene encoding transcription factor EMB1444-like isoform X1, with the protein MRLNCGRMGLNKELLQGLCSDGLWKYAVFWSLESEKHGILTWGDGYVDKMIKDTQRRDLYDDLADSDNQIISHIWSNNDQYQSYPLCPVLCPIEAALLSMFCHSYSLGEEIIGKVAVTGQHCWISANDFRSTLVYKYHEDWQFQFAAGIKTVLLVPVIPHGVLHLGSLHMVLESSALVTLVKDLFYKINDPSILHNPSATGFVSLKKPTASLLADPPDTLAHDLFDLINSSAQLLRVDHLNLSHPFTTSEFPMLDDVIAGAYVTGITACPDETSDANESDLWTSAHEGPSELTHCKTLFEQDMTNPNSKLSCRPVTNMEDSDYNNIDGFTLAYMAQEYQENTHGTTIVLNDDFVTSNSLVHSKRHKDVEAMPREDLENFVWHSRSKHQESTSHSLLQANESRTCFYSHLENNEYAEFLLDAITCQVDSIPNSVSSQSTGSLTSSQTQIQREDHAVRLEELSVPNHPGGQDFSPISVNDGFMSYKVTVSSPAEINKTMTEECMGHTIQDVRGDSVKIKHGCRKTELQKARPRDRQLIQDRMKELRELIPNATKCSIDALLDSTITHMVFLQSVSEKAERLQDKIGNRELQANKDLENCPLRVQELEQSGHLLIEMVCKGYDVFLEIAHLFKNLEVSILKGELEYRSDELWACFVIEASECSNKMQILCPLMHLLQRR; encoded by the exons ATGAGATTGAACTGTGGCCGCATGGGGCTCAACAAAGAATTGTTGCAAGGTTTGTGTTCTGATGGTCTATGGAAATATGCAGTTTTTTGGTCACTCGAAAGCGAGAAGCATGG GATATTGACTTGGGGAGATGGTTATGTTGATAAGATGATCAAGGATACCCAAAGAAGAGATCTTTATGATGATCTAGCTGATAGTGATAATCAGATAATATCACATATTTGGTCCAACAATGACCAGTATCAAAGCTATCCACTGTGCCCAGTGTTGTGCCCCATCGAGGCAGCATTGCTGAGCATGTTTTGTCATTCTTATTCTCTTGGAGAAGA AATTATTGGTAAAGTAGCGGTTACGGGACAACATTGCTGGATATCTGCAAATGATTTTCGTTCAACATTAGTCTATAAG TATCACGAGGACTGGCAATTTCAGTTTGCAGCAGGAATCAAA ACAGTTTTGCTTGTACCGGTGATTCCTCATGGGGTTCTTCACCTGGGCTCTTTACATATG GTTCTGGAAAGTTCAGCGTTGGTGACACTCGTGAAGGACTTGTTTTATAAGATCAACGACCCCTCGATTCTTCATAATCCTTCAGCCACAGGGTTTGTCTCCTTGAAGAAACCTACTGCAAGTCTATTGGCGGATCCCCCAGACACACTTGCCCATGACTTATTTGATTTGATCAACAGTTCTGCTCAGCTTTTGAGGGTTGATCATCTCAATCTATCACACCCCTTCACTACGTCAGAGTTTCCAATGTTAGATGATGTCATTGCAGGGGCGTATGTTACTGGTATAACAGCTTGCCCAGATGAAACTTCTGATGCCAATGAGAGTGATCTGTGGACCAGTGCACATGAAGGACCATCTGAACTTACTCACTGTAAGACATTGTTCGAGCAAGACATGACCAATCCCAATAGCAAACTGAGTTGCAGACCGGTAACTAACATGGAAGATTCAGATTATAATAATATTGATGGTTTTACTCTTGCATATATGGCACAAGAATATCAGGAGAACACACATGGTACCACTATTGTTTTAAATGATGATTTTGTAACTTCAAATTCTTTGGTTCATTCAAAGCGGCACAAAGATGTTGAGGCTATGCCCAGGGAAGATCTTGAGAACTTCGTGTGGCATAGTAGATCTAAACATCAAGAGTCTACAAGCCATTCTCTCCTTCAAGCGAATGAAAGTAGAACATGTTTTTACTCGCATCTTGAGAATAACGAGTATGCAGAGTTCTTACTAGACGCTATAACCTGTCAGGTTGATAGTATTCCAAACAGTGTATCTTCGCAGTCAACTGGTTCTTTGACTTCATCCCAAACACAAATTCAGAGAGAAGATCATGCAGTGAGGCTGGAGGAATTGTCAGTTCCAAACCACCCTGGTGGCCAGGATTTTTCACCTATCTCAGTCAATGATGGCTTCATGAGTTATAAAGTGACTGTTTCGTCCCCTGCGGAAATCAACAAGACAATGACTGAAGAATGTATGGGTCATACAATTCAAGACGTGCGAGGAGATTCAGTTAAAATAAAACATGGATGCAGAAAAACTGAGCTGCAGAAAGCAAGACCTAGAGACAGGCAGCTAATCCAAGACAGAATGAAGGAGCTGAGGGAGCTCATTCCAAATGCCACAAAG TGCAGCATTGATGCTCTCCTGGACAGTACAATAACCCACATGGTGTTCCTCCAAAGTGTATCCGAGAAAGCTGAGAGG CTTCAGGACAAAATAGGAAACAGGGAGCTTCAGGCCAATAAGGATCTGGAAAACTGCCCACTGAGAGTCCAAGAGCTCGAGCAATCTGGTCATCTTCTCATTGAG ATGGTGTGCAAGGGGTATGACGTCTTCCTTGAGATTGCCCATCTGTTCAAGAACCTTGAGGTGAGCATACTGAAAGGAGAGCTGGAGTACCGTTCGGATGAGCTCTGGGCTTGCTTCGTCATCGAG GCTTCAGAATGTTCAAACAAGATGCAGATTCTCTGTCCACTGATGCATCTGTTGCAGAGGAGATGA